One Dunckerocampus dactyliophorus isolate RoL2022-P2 chromosome 18, RoL_Ddac_1.1, whole genome shotgun sequence genomic region harbors:
- the LOC129170996 gene encoding GTPase IMAP family member 7-like has translation MTDAPGSSISATVTMSTSENAASPEACDASLPTSEAELRIVVVGRTGSGRSSSGNTILGRPAFGVDVSPCSVTTQCMKRTGTVAGRCISVIDTPGFFHTHLSTQEVLTEVGRCVALSSPGPHVILVTLQPGRFTQEEKDGLEWIKATFGPRALRFTMVLFTWGDQLRGKRVEDCLEENDELSAYVSSCHGGFHVFDNSTTQCSPQVEHLLTKIDKIVADNGGGCYGSDMLKEAVNAIRDAQERILEGGAHRWLHMQDENKVGQEVELEKGRREEEEAKRRAERLFWCELVTALGKGAAEGAGIRATDKGKGKAVKKVKVVEKAAAALVTSPFSISSAAKVVGGAVREGSKVLYKHRKTFLH, from the coding sequence CCTGCGATGCATCTCTTCCCACTTCGGAAGCTGAGCTGAGGATTGTCGTCGTCGGAAGGACAGGATCAGGAAGAAGCTCCTCAGGCAACACCATCCTGGGTAGGCCGGCCTTCGGTGTGGATGTCTCCCCCTGCTCGGTCACCACACAGTGCATGAAACGGACCGGGACAGTGGCCGGGAGGTGCATCTCAGTGATTGACACTCCAGGGTTCTTCCACACACACTTGTCCACTCAGGAGGTCCTAACAGAGGTGGGGCGATGTGTAGCCCTGTCCTCTCCGGGACCCCATGTAATCTTGGTGACCCTGCAGCCTGGCAGGTTCACCCAGGAGGAAAAAGACGGCCTTGAGTGGATCAAGGCAACATTTGGACCCAGAGCCTTAAGGTTTACTATGGTGCTGTTCACTTGGGGAGATCAGCTACGAGGCAAACGTGTGGAAGACTGTTTGGAGGAGAATGACGAGCTGTCAGCGTACGTCAGCAGCTGCCATGGAGGATTTCACGTTTTTGACAACAGCACGACTCAGTGCTCGCCACAAGTGGAGCATCTCCTGACAAAGATAGACAAGATTGTGGCAGACAATGGAGGCGGTTGCTACGGCAGCGACATGCTCAAGGAGGCCGTGAATGCCATCAGAGATGCTCAGGAGAGGATTTTGGAGGGTGGGGCACACAGGTGGCTTCATATGCAGGATGAGAACAAGGTGGGCCAAGAAGTGGAGTTAGAGAAGGGGAGgcgggaggaagaggaggccaaGAGGAGGGCGGAGAGGCTCTTCTGGTGCGAGCTGGTGACTGCGCTGGGAAAAGGGGCAGCAGAAGGGGCGGGGATCAGGGCGACAGACAAGGGTAAAGGGAAAGCTGTCAAGAAGGTCAAGGTGGTGGAGAAGGCAGCAGCGGCTCTCGTCACCTCACCGTTCTCCATCAGCTCAGCTGCAAAAGTAGTGGGAGGAGCTGTGAGGGAAGGAAGTAAGGTGCTCTACAAACACCGTAAAACATTCCTACATTAG